Proteins from one Rosa chinensis cultivar Old Blush chromosome 7, RchiOBHm-V2, whole genome shotgun sequence genomic window:
- the LOC112175631 gene encoding G-type lectin S-receptor-like serine/threonine-protein kinase At4g27290 isoform X5: MDDLCFVVFSTSLFSLLFTGSFAVDSINPLQSISDNGSALVSSDGTFELGFFSPGNTKHRYLGIWYKNIPVKTVVWVANRCKPIDDSSGVLMINSTGYLVLLGQNKTVVWWTSLAKYAQSTMVQLLDSGNLVVRDVTDGKSLWQSFDYPSDTLLPEMKMGWDFRTGLQRGLSAWKNSEDPCPGEFTYGIEMEPHAYPEAYFRKGGLKFYRSGPWNGLRFSGAAALRSNPIYSFDFVHNDDEVYYMYKLQNKSVISIVVLNGTTSTRHRLTWIEAEQTWRAYAIVPRDFCDQYGLCGANAECIVSNSPVCQCLQGFTPKSPEKWNLTDWSLGCTRKKPLSCQESDKDGFVKFTDLKLPDTTHSWVNKSTNIKECRAKCLNNCSCMAYTSSDIKAGGSGCAIWFGDLLDIRKIPDAGQDLYIRMSASEIEKREEGAQKEDLKLPIFNITTIATATDNFSDDKKLGEGGFGPVYKGTLADGQEFAVKRLSSSSGQGFNEFRNEIIMIAKLQHRNLVKILGCCVQEEKMLMYEYMSNGSLDYFIFDQTREELLLDWPKRFHIICGIARGLLYLHQDSRLRIIHRDLKASNVLLDDEMNPKISDFGLARILTGGDQTGGNTKRVVGTYGYMAPEYAADGVFSVKSDVFSYGILVLEIISGRRNKGFYHPDDSHNLIGNAWRLWNEGRPLELIDSWLKSLCDLSEVLRCIQVSLLCVQHHPENRPSMASVVIMLGSDIALAQPKQPGFLLEKEHEVSPRIGNELSTNEISISLLEAR, from the exons ATGGATGATCTTTGTTTTGTGGTGTTTAGTACTAGTTTGTTCTCTCTGTTGTTCACAGGTTCATTTGCAGTTGACAGCATCAATCCGTTGCAGTCTATCAGTGATAATGGCAGCGCCTTGGTTTCAAGTGATGGAACATTTGAGTTGGGTTTCTTCAGTCCAGGTAACACGAAACATCGTTACTTGGGAATTTGGTACAAAAACATCCCAGTTAAAACTGTTGTTTGGGTTGCAAATCGATGCAAACCGATTGATGACTCATCCGGTGTGTTGATGATAAACAGCACAGGATATCTTGTGCTGTTGGGTCAGAATAAGACTGTTGTTTGGTGGACAAGTTTAGCCAAGTATGCACAGAGTACAATGGTACAGCTATTAGATTCTGGAAATTTAGTAGTGAGGGATGTGACAGATGGAAAGTCATTGTGGCAAAGCTTCGATTATCCTTCTGATACATTGTTACCAGAAATGAAGATGGGATGGGACTTTAGGACAGGTCTTCAGAGGGGATTATCAGCATGGAAAAATTCAGAAGACCCATGTCCAGGGGAATTCACTTATGGGATTGAAATGGAACCTCATGCATACCCTGAGGCATATTTTCGGAAAGGTGGTCTGAAATTTTATCGTTCTGGCCCATGGAATGGCCTAAGATTCAGTGGCGCAGCAGCTCTAAGGTCTAATCCAATTTATAGTTTCGATTTTGTGCATAATGATGATGAAGTTTACTACATGTACAAACTTCAAAACAAGTCTGTAATTTCAATCGTGGTCTTAAATGGAACCACGAGTACGCGCCATCGCCTTACATGGATTGAAGCAGAGCAAACTTGGAGGGCCTATGCAATAGTACCTAGAGATTTCTGTGATCAATATGGCCTCTGTGGAGCAAATGCAGAGTGTATCGTTAGTAACAGTCCAGTATGTCAATGTCTACAAGGATTCACGCCCAAGTCACCAGAGAAATGGAATTTGACAGACTGGTCACTTGGATGTACGCGCAAGAAACCCCTAAGCTGCCAGGAAAGTGATAAAGACGGGTTTGTCAAATTCACTGACTTGAAATTGCCAGATACTACACATTCTTGGGTGAACAAAAGTACGAACATCAAGGAATGCAGAGCCAAATGCTTGAACAACTGTTCCTGTATGGCTTATACAAGCTCGGACATTAAAGCAGGAGGTTCTGGCTGCGCCATTTGGTTTGGTGATCTACTAGATATCAGAAAGATTCCGGATGCTGGCCAAGATCTATACATTCGAATGTCAGCTTCAGAGATAG AAAAACGAGAAGAAGGGGCACAAAAGGAGGACCTGAAGCTCCCGATTTTCAACATAACCACGATAGCTACTGCTACAGATAACTTTTCAGATGATAAGAAGCTTGGAGAAGGTGGCTTTGGACCTGTTTACAAG GGGACACTAGCAGATGGACAAGAATTTGCTGTGAAGAGGCTTTCAAGCAGTTCTGGCCAAGGATTTAATGAGTTTAGGAATGAAATTATAATGATTGCCAAACTTCAGCACCGAAATCTTGTAAAGATTCTTGGTTGTTGTGTGCAAGAGGAGAAAATGCTGATGTACGAATACATGTCCAACGGAAGCCTGGACTACTTCATTTTTG ATCAAACCAGGGAAGAACTACTGTTAGATTGGCCTAAACGTTTCCACATCATTTGTGGAATTGCTCGGGGTCTCCTCTATCTCCACCAAGATTCCAGGCTAAGGATTATACATAGAGATCTAAAAGCAAGTAATGTTCTACTTGATGATGAAATGAATCCTAAAATTTCAGACTTTGGCTTGGCTAGAATATTAACCGGAGGAGATCAGACTGGAGGAAATACTAAGAGAGTGGTCGGGACATA TGGCTACATGGCACCTGAATATGCTGCTGATGGGGTATTTTCTGTGAAATCCGATGTCTTTAGCTACGGTATATTGGTGCTAGAGATTATAAGTGGAAGGAGAAACAAAGGATTTTATCATCCAGACGACAGCCATAATCTTATTGGAAAT GCTTGGAGATTGTGGAATGAAGGAAGGCCTTTAGAATTGATTGATTCGTGGTTAAAGAGCTTATGTGATCTATCAGAAGTGTTACGTTGCATCCAAGTTAGTCTTTTGTGCGTCCAACATCATCCTGAGAATCGGCCGAGCATGGCGTCTGTGGTTATAATGTTGGGAAGTGATATTGCATTGGCTCAACCTAAACAACCTGGTTTCCTTCTGGAAAAGGAACATGAAGTAAGCCCTCGTATAGGTAATGAATTATCAACCAATGAAATATCCATTTCGCTTTTGGAAGCGCGGTAA